From Vibrio aerogenes, a single genomic window includes:
- a CDS encoding LutB/LldF family L-lactate oxidation iron-sulfur protein — MTQSPQFFNLQAEKALDDQQLRDNFRGAMDDLRNKRKNAFSDPEEEAVVRKTAEGIRQRCLSKLPALLEQLEENCIRNGIQVHWAESPSQANTIIAGIAQSHQAKHIIKGKSMVSEEVDLNHEMEKLGIECLESDMGEFIIQLDGDKPSHIIMPAIHKNKQQVSDTFEQHLPDFTPTTDVDELIQAARRYLREKFLRADIGLSGVNFAVAETGTLCLVENEGNGRMSTTIPDVHVAITGIEKVVEFLADLPPLLSAVCRSGTGQALTTYINMISSPRRDGEKDGPQEVHLVLLDHGRSQAYADTELRQTLQCIRCGACMNHCPVYARIGGHAYGTVYPGPIGKIISPHLLGLKPTKDLITASSLCGACSEVCPVRIPIPQILMRLRRESKHSATAAKPMDGQKSSFKPAEKIAMKSFAYIATHPAIYQLGTKAATTFRKLMPANLGPWTSCRTAPQPASKSLHQMMKKRHPEDL, encoded by the coding sequence ATGACTCAATCACCTCAATTTTTTAATTTACAGGCTGAAAAAGCACTTGATGATCAACAGTTGAGAGACAACTTTCGGGGTGCAATGGATGACTTGCGAAATAAGCGTAAGAACGCATTTTCTGATCCGGAAGAAGAAGCTGTGGTTCGTAAAACAGCCGAAGGAATCCGTCAACGCTGTTTGAGTAAATTACCTGCACTGCTTGAACAGCTTGAAGAAAACTGCATTCGTAATGGCATTCAGGTTCATTGGGCCGAAAGCCCGTCCCAGGCGAATACAATTATTGCCGGCATTGCTCAGTCCCACCAGGCAAAACATATTATCAAAGGTAAATCCATGGTGAGTGAAGAAGTTGATCTCAACCACGAGATGGAGAAGCTTGGTATTGAATGTCTCGAAAGTGACATGGGAGAGTTTATCATCCAGCTGGACGGAGACAAACCATCGCATATCATCATGCCTGCGATTCACAAAAATAAGCAGCAGGTGAGTGATACATTTGAACAACATTTGCCTGATTTTACCCCGACAACCGATGTTGATGAACTGATACAGGCGGCCCGCCGGTATCTGAGAGAAAAATTTTTACGGGCTGATATTGGTTTATCCGGGGTTAACTTTGCGGTTGCTGAAACCGGGACACTTTGCCTGGTAGAAAATGAAGGGAACGGAAGAATGTCTACAACTATTCCGGATGTTCATGTGGCGATTACCGGGATAGAAAAAGTTGTTGAGTTTCTGGCTGATTTGCCACCGCTGTTAAGTGCCGTTTGTCGTTCAGGAACCGGACAGGCACTGACAACATATATCAATATGATCTCTTCTCCCCGCAGAGACGGCGAGAAAGATGGGCCGCAGGAAGTACACCTTGTGTTGCTGGATCACGGACGCAGTCAGGCTTACGCTGATACAGAATTACGCCAGACTCTGCAGTGTATCCGGTGTGGGGCATGTATGAACCATTGTCCGGTTTATGCCCGAATTGGCGGGCATGCTTATGGGACCGTTTATCCGGGGCCTATTGGTAAAATTATTTCTCCTCATCTGCTGGGTTTAAAGCCAACGAAAGATTTGATCACTGCTTCCAGTCTTTGCGGTGCATGTAGTGAGGTTTGCCCGGTCCGTATACCGATCCCGCAAATATTGATGCGTTTGCGCAGAGAGTCTAAACATTCTGCGACTGCTGCAAAACCGATGGATGGTCAGAAGTCATCATTTAAGCCTGCAGAAAAAATCGCAATGAAATCTTTTGCTTATATCGCGACCCACCCCGCCATTTATCAGCTGGGCACTAAAGCTGCAACGACATTCAGAAAATTAATGCCTGCCAATCTGGGGCCGTGGACATCCTGCCGGACTGCGCCTCAGCCTGCATCAAAATCACTGCACCAAATGATGAAGAAGCGTCATCCGGAGGATTTATGA
- a CDS encoding LutC/YkgG family protein, whose product MNTAKDNILARLRSAGAVPVHSESYSSSSWGEMYQVEKNEMVDHFRQALTENHAQVSVIELSELQETLQKLCQDKGWRRAVTGNAGAYLETIRQGLFAIEVTALEQPFERWKSELFHDVDVGITHAAAGIADTGALVLKSGSAEPRTLSLVPPCHVAVLRQSDLFASLSQVMVQQQWSEEMPTNLLLISGPSKTADIQRTLAYGAHGPAELVVIILSDQ is encoded by the coding sequence ATGAATACAGCAAAAGATAACATATTGGCTCGTCTTCGCTCTGCCGGAGCAGTTCCGGTTCATTCTGAGTCATATTCTTCATCATCCTGGGGGGAGATGTATCAGGTAGAAAAAAATGAAATGGTGGATCATTTTCGTCAGGCGCTGACAGAAAATCATGCACAGGTCTCGGTGATTGAATTGTCTGAATTACAGGAGACGTTACAAAAACTATGTCAGGATAAGGGATGGCGCCGGGCTGTGACTGGCAATGCCGGTGCTTATCTGGAAACCATTCGTCAAGGATTATTTGCTATTGAAGTGACAGCACTTGAGCAACCCTTTGAGCGTTGGAAAAGTGAGCTTTTTCACGATGTTGATGTTGGCATCACGCATGCTGCCGCCGGTATTGCAGATACAGGTGCATTGGTTTTAAAGTCAGGTTCTGCAGAGCCCAGAACGCTTTCACTGGTGCCGCCTTGTCATGTTGCGGTGCTGCGCCAGTCTGATTTGTTTGCCAGTCTGAGTCAGGTGATGGTACAGCAGCAGTGGTCAGAGGAGATGCCGACGAATCTATTATTGATTTCCGGCCCATCGAAAACAGCCGATATTCAAAGAACATTAGCGTATGGTGCGCACGGACCTGCAGAGTTAGTGGTAATTATTTTGTCCGATCAGTAA
- a CDS encoding CTP synthase, protein MTTKYIFVTGGVVSSLGKGIAAASLAAILEARGLKVTIMKLDPYINVDPGTMSPTQHGEVFVTEDGAETDLDLGHYERFIRTKMTKRNNFTAGRVYADVLRKERRGDYLGATIQVIPHITNAIKDRIVAGAEGHDVAIVEIGGTVGDIESLPFMEAIRQHAVEIGRENALFMHLTLVPYLAAAGEVKTKPTQHSVKELLSIGIQPDILVCRSDRIIPANERKKIALFCNVPEKAVISMKDVDSIYKIPQLIRSQGLDDLVCARFGIQAPEADLSEWEQVIYEEANSIGEVTIGMVGKYIALPDAYKSVNEALKHAGLKNRLSVHIKYVDSQDLETKGTEVLEGLDAILVPGGFGDRGIEGKILAAKYARENKVPYLGICLGMQVALIDYARHVAGMEGAHSTEFCKETQFPVVGLITEWVDAEGNVEERSEKSDLGGTMRLGSQLCHLEEGTKVNQMYGSKTIHERHRHRYEVNNLLRPEIEKAGLKVSGLSADKKLVEVIENPDHPWFVASQFHPEFTSTPRDGHPLFTGFIKAAGEYQRSNIDE, encoded by the coding sequence ATGACGACAAAGTATATTTTTGTGACTGGCGGGGTTGTATCCTCTCTAGGTAAAGGTATTGCAGCAGCATCGCTTGCAGCTATTTTAGAAGCGCGTGGTCTTAAAGTGACCATTATGAAGCTTGATCCTTATATTAATGTGGATCCCGGTACGATGAGTCCGACACAGCACGGTGAAGTTTTTGTGACGGAAGACGGTGCTGAAACTGACTTGGATTTGGGTCACTACGAGCGCTTTATCCGTACCAAAATGACGAAGCGGAATAACTTTACTGCGGGTCGGGTCTATGCGGATGTCTTGCGCAAAGAACGTCGTGGTGATTACCTTGGTGCGACGATTCAGGTGATTCCTCATATCACTAATGCGATTAAAGATCGTATCGTGGCTGGTGCCGAAGGTCACGATGTCGCTATTGTTGAAATTGGTGGTACGGTTGGTGACATTGAATCACTTCCTTTTATGGAAGCAATTCGTCAGCATGCGGTTGAAATTGGCCGTGAAAATGCACTCTTTATGCATTTGACTCTGGTGCCTTATCTGGCCGCAGCCGGAGAAGTGAAAACCAAGCCAACACAACATTCCGTGAAAGAATTACTGTCTATCGGTATTCAGCCAGATATTCTGGTATGCCGTTCAGACCGCATTATCCCTGCGAATGAACGTAAGAAAATCGCGCTTTTCTGTAATGTGCCGGAAAAAGCCGTCATCTCAATGAAAGACGTTGATTCTATCTATAAAATTCCCCAGTTGATCCGATCACAGGGTCTGGATGATTTGGTTTGTGCCAGATTTGGTATTCAGGCACCTGAGGCTGATCTTTCTGAATGGGAGCAGGTGATCTATGAAGAAGCCAATTCGATCGGCGAAGTGACCATCGGAATGGTGGGTAAATATATTGCGCTGCCTGATGCTTATAAGTCAGTGAATGAAGCATTAAAACATGCCGGCTTGAAAAACCGTTTAAGCGTGCATATTAAGTACGTAGATTCTCAGGATCTGGAAACGAAAGGCACGGAAGTTCTTGAAGGCTTAGATGCAATTCTGGTTCCCGGAGGTTTCGGAGACCGGGGGATTGAAGGGAAAATCCTGGCTGCTAAATATGCCCGTGAAAATAAAGTGCCATATTTAGGTATTTGTCTGGGGATGCAGGTGGCGTTGATTGACTATGCACGCCATGTCGCCGGTATGGAAGGGGCGCACTCGACCGAATTTTGTAAAGAGACTCAGTTCCCTGTTGTCGGATTGATTACCGAATGGGTTGATGCTGAGGGGAACGTGGAGGAGCGTTCAGAGAAATCTGATTTAGGCGGCACGATGCGTCTTGGTTCTCAGCTTTGTCACCTGGAAGAAGGGACTAAAGTGAATCAGATGTACGGAAGCAAGACGATTCATGAGCGTCACCGTCATCGTTATGAAGTAAACAATTTACTGCGGCCTGAGATTGAAAAAGCAGGATTGAAAGTGTCTGGCTTATCGGCGGATAAAAAGTTGGTTGAAGTGATTGAGAACCCGGACCATCCATGGTTTGTTGCTTCTCAGTTCCACCCTGAATTTACATCAACGCCGCGGGATGGCCATCCGTTATTTACCGGATTTATAAAAGCTGCTGGTGAATATCAGCGCAGTAATATTGATGAGTAA
- the eno gene encoding phosphopyruvate hydratase encodes MSKIVKVLGREIIDSRGNPTVEAEVHLEGGFVGMAAAPSGASTGSREALELRDGDKSRFLGKGVLKAVEAVNGPIAEALVGKDAKAQADIDQVMIDLDGTENKSKFGANAILAVSLANAKAAAAAKGLPLYEHIAELNGTPGQFSMPLPMMNIINGGEHADNNVDIQEFMIQPVGAKTLKEALRIGAEVFHNLAKVLKGKGLNTAVGDEGGFAPNLESNAAALAAIKEAVEKAGYVLGKDVTLAMDCAASEFYDKEAGNYNMKGEGKIFTSEEFNLYLQELANQYPIVSIEDGLDESDWDGFKHQTELLGNKLQLVGDDLFVTNTKILKEGIEKGVANSILIKFNQIGSLTETLAAIKMAKDAGYTAVISHRSGETEDATIADLAVGTAAGQIKTGSMSRSDRVAKYNQLIRIEEALGERAPFNGLKEVKGQA; translated from the coding sequence ATGTCTAAGATCGTTAAAGTTCTGGGTCGTGAAATCATTGATTCTCGCGGTAATCCAACTGTCGAAGCAGAAGTTCACCTGGAAGGCGGTTTCGTAGGTATGGCTGCTGCACCATCTGGTGCATCAACTGGTTCTCGTGAAGCGCTGGAATTGCGTGATGGCGATAAGTCACGTTTCCTGGGTAAAGGCGTATTAAAAGCAGTTGAAGCTGTCAACGGTCCTATCGCTGAAGCTTTGGTTGGTAAAGATGCAAAAGCACAAGCTGACATCGACCAAGTGATGATCGACTTAGATGGCACTGAAAACAAATCAAAATTTGGTGCAAACGCAATTTTGGCTGTATCTCTTGCAAATGCGAAAGCAGCTGCTGCTGCGAAAGGTCTGCCGCTTTATGAGCACATTGCAGAATTAAACGGTACTCCGGGTCAGTTTTCTATGCCTTTACCAATGATGAACATCATCAACGGTGGTGAGCACGCAGATAACAACGTTGATATCCAGGAATTCATGATTCAGCCTGTTGGCGCAAAAACTCTGAAAGAAGCACTGCGTATCGGTGCTGAAGTATTCCACAACCTGGCAAAAGTTCTGAAAGGTAAAGGTCTGAACACAGCTGTTGGTGATGAAGGTGGTTTTGCGCCTAACCTTGAGTCTAACGCTGCTGCACTGGCTGCTATCAAAGAAGCTGTTGAAAAAGCAGGCTATGTTCTGGGTAAAGATGTAACGTTGGCGATGGACTGTGCTGCTTCTGAGTTCTACGACAAAGAAGCTGGTAACTACAACATGAAAGGCGAAGGTAAAATCTTCACTTCTGAAGAGTTCAACCTTTACTTGCAAGAGCTGGCTAACCAGTACCCAATCGTTTCTATCGAAGATGGTCTTGACGAGTCTGACTGGGATGGCTTCAAGCACCAGACTGAACTTCTGGGTAACAAACTGCAATTGGTTGGTGACGACCTGTTTGTAACCAACACCAAGATCCTGAAAGAAGGTATCGAGAAAGGTGTTGCGAACTCTATCCTGATTAAATTCAACCAGATCGGTTCTCTGACTGAGACTCTGGCTGCAATCAAGATGGCTAAAGACGCTGGCTATACAGCGGTTATCTCTCACCGTTCTGGTGAAACAGAAGATGCAACAATTGCTGATCTTGCTGTTGGTACTGCTGCAGGTCAAATTAAAACTGGTTCGATGAGCCGTTCTGACCGTGTTGCTAAGTACAACCAGTTGATCCGTATTGAAGAAGCGCTGGGTGAACGTGCGCCATTCAACGGTTTGAAAGAAGTGAAAGGTCAGGCTTAA
- a CDS encoding multifunctional CCA addition/repair protein, which translates to MQIYLVGGAVRDSLLGIQVHDRDWVVTGSTPEEMKALGYLPVGKDFPVFLHPKTKEEYALARTEKKSGTGYKGFDCFFAPDVSIEDDLMRRDLTINAIAKTKQGSLIDPYQGKQDINTRTLRHVSDAFAEDPVRVLRVARFAAKLASLQFTVAPETMALMKQMARSGELAHLTPERVWLEFTKALATENPQIFLSVLRECGALAVIFPEIDPLFDVPEPQKSHPGTGTGNHVLRVAKKAAALTDSLPVRFAAIVHDSGKGIAPENECFFHKNTQQTGLKQIQSLCERIKTPTEYRDLALLVCEHHSGIHQIEELEAEAILTILNQVDVWRKPQRLNDMLLCCQADFQGRAQCDEKAYPQKELAERAYKAAQAINIQEIVKAGFQGKAIREELNRRRTEATRKEMEDARYCGQSTDNNQKK; encoded by the coding sequence ATGCAGATTTATCTTGTTGGTGGGGCTGTCCGGGACAGCTTACTTGGTATTCAGGTGCATGACCGGGACTGGGTTGTCACCGGCAGTACACCGGAAGAAATGAAAGCACTGGGGTATCTCCCCGTCGGAAAAGACTTCCCGGTATTCTTACACCCGAAAACGAAAGAAGAATACGCACTGGCAAGAACAGAAAAAAAATCAGGCACCGGTTATAAAGGGTTTGATTGCTTTTTTGCGCCGGATGTCAGCATTGAAGATGATCTGATGCGTCGCGACTTAACCATCAATGCCATTGCAAAAACAAAACAGGGTTCCCTGATCGACCCATATCAGGGGAAGCAGGATATAAACACCCGCACTCTCCGTCATGTATCAGACGCATTTGCAGAAGACCCGGTCAGAGTACTCAGAGTCGCCCGGTTTGCAGCAAAACTGGCTAGTCTCCAATTTACGGTTGCGCCTGAAACAATGGCGCTAATGAAACAAATGGCCAGGTCAGGTGAGCTCGCCCATCTGACTCCGGAACGTGTTTGGCTGGAGTTCACTAAAGCCCTTGCAACAGAAAACCCACAGATATTCCTGTCGGTGCTCCGGGAGTGTGGCGCACTTGCTGTTATTTTTCCGGAAATCGATCCATTGTTTGATGTCCCGGAACCACAAAAATCACACCCGGGAACAGGAACCGGGAATCATGTGTTAAGGGTTGCTAAAAAAGCGGCGGCGCTGACTGACTCTCTTCCGGTCAGATTCGCAGCCATCGTGCATGATTCAGGGAAAGGTATAGCGCCTGAAAATGAATGCTTTTTCCATAAAAATACCCAACAAACCGGACTAAAACAGATTCAATCACTCTGTGAAAGAATTAAAACGCCAACGGAATATCGTGATTTAGCATTGCTGGTCTGCGAGCACCATTCTGGTATCCATCAGATTGAAGAATTAGAAGCAGAAGCCATTTTAACAATTCTCAATCAAGTCGATGTCTGGAGAAAGCCACAGCGATTGAATGATATGTTGCTGTGCTGCCAGGCTGATTTTCAGGGAAGAGCGCAATGTGACGAGAAAGCATACCCACAAAAGGAATTAGCAGAAAGAGCTTACAAAGCGGCACAGGCAATCAATATTCAGGAAATAGTCAAAGCCGGGTTTCAGGGGAAAGCAATCAGGGAGGAATTGAACCGGAGAAGAACCGAAGCCACCAGGAAAGAAATGGAAGATGCTCGCTATTGCGGACAATCGACAGATAACAATCAAAAAAAATAA
- a CDS encoding TIGR04211 family SH3 domain-containing protein, with translation MKKLIIMLLLSLLTMPSFARDYYIADKLFTYMHSGPSNQYRIIGSVDAGEKIQLIKSNKETGYSEVVDTRGRKGWVQNKFITSTESMASRLPRLEEELANVKQLLADAEKKTNQEKAGLVDSLNVRNKQISELETNYSEISQKLTTSQSEVRQLRAKLDTQEEDLLMKYFMYGGGVAFAGILFGMLLPHIVPKRKKSRSDWV, from the coding sequence GTGAAAAAACTGATCATCATGTTGCTGCTTTCTCTCCTGACGATGCCTTCGTTTGCCCGGGATTACTATATCGCAGATAAATTATTCACCTATATGCATTCTGGTCCAAGTAACCAATACCGAATTATAGGCAGTGTCGATGCCGGTGAAAAAATTCAGCTGATTAAGTCCAACAAAGAGACCGGGTATAGTGAAGTTGTTGATACCCGCGGGCGCAAAGGCTGGGTTCAGAATAAATTCATTACATCAACCGAAAGTATGGCTTCACGTTTGCCCCGGCTTGAAGAAGAGCTGGCCAACGTGAAGCAACTGCTCGCTGATGCTGAGAAAAAAACGAATCAGGAAAAGGCCGGATTGGTTGATTCACTGAATGTCCGGAATAAACAGATATCTGAGCTCGAAACCAATTACAGTGAAATCAGCCAGAAACTGACGACATCTCAAAGTGAAGTCCGTCAGCTCAGAGCCAAGCTTGATACTCAGGAAGAAGATTTACTAATGAAGTATTTCATGTATGGTGGCGGCGTCGCTTTTGCTGGCATTCTGTTTGGTATGTTACTTCCTCACATCGTACCTAAACGTAAAAAGTCCCGTTCAGACTGGGTATAA
- a CDS encoding inorganic phosphate transporter — protein sequence MDILANYGTILVLVAAVFGFLMAIGIGANDVANAMGTSVGSKALTVKQAIFIAMIFEFAGAYLAGGEVTDTIRKGVIETDLFISQPDILVFGMMSSLLAAGTWLLLASYMGWPVSTTHSIIGAIIGFACVTIGTDAVDWASVQGIVGSWIITPVISGFFAYIIFVSAQRLIFDTENPLMNAKRFVPIYMFITTMVIALVTIKKGLKHVGLHLTTPEAWLWAMFVSAIIMVGGYIYIFKKFSDKEEDRSFNSVESIFSVLMVITACAMAFAHGSNDVANAIGPLSAVVSTVQHMGEITAKSEIQWWILPLGGFGIVVGLATLGHKVMKTVGTGITELTPSRGFAAQLATACTVVLASGTGLPISTTQTLVGAVLGVGFARGIAALNLGVVRNIVASWIVTLPAGALLAVIFYYALEKLFI from the coding sequence ATGGATATCCTTGCAAATTACGGCACTATTTTGGTCCTTGTTGCAGCAGTCTTCGGATTTCTTATGGCCATAGGTATTGGTGCAAATGATGTTGCAAATGCTATGGGCACCTCTGTCGGTTCTAAAGCTCTGACCGTAAAACAAGCTATTTTCATTGCGATGATTTTCGAATTCGCCGGTGCTTATCTCGCTGGTGGCGAAGTGACGGATACAATTCGCAAAGGCGTAATTGAAACCGATTTGTTTATCAGCCAGCCGGATATTCTGGTCTTCGGCATGATGTCATCTCTGCTGGCTGCCGGAACATGGTTATTACTGGCTTCGTATATGGGTTGGCCGGTTTCTACAACTCACTCAATCATCGGTGCAATTATTGGTTTTGCGTGTGTCACAATAGGCACAGATGCTGTTGACTGGGCCTCAGTTCAGGGCATCGTTGGCAGCTGGATTATTACACCGGTCATCTCGGGCTTTTTTGCCTATATTATTTTTGTCAGTGCACAGCGGTTGATATTTGATACAGAAAATCCTCTGATGAATGCCAAGCGCTTTGTACCGATATATATGTTCATTACTACCATGGTCATTGCTTTGGTCACCATCAAGAAAGGCCTGAAGCATGTAGGTCTGCACTTAACAACACCTGAAGCATGGCTTTGGGCTATGTTTGTCTCAGCGATCATCATGGTTGGCGGATACATTTACATCTTTAAGAAGTTCTCAGACAAGGAAGAAGATCGCAGCTTCAACAGCGTAGAAAGCATTTTCAGTGTTCTGATGGTGATTACAGCTTGTGCGATGGCTTTTGCACACGGCTCAAACGATGTAGCGAACGCAATTGGTCCATTATCTGCTGTTGTTTCAACGGTACAACATATGGGCGAAATCACTGCAAAAAGTGAAATTCAGTGGTGGATTTTACCGCTGGGTGGCTTTGGTATTGTTGTTGGTCTGGCGACATTGGGACATAAAGTCATGAAAACTGTTGGTACGGGAATCACAGAGTTAACCCCAAGCCGCGGTTTTGCTGCACAGCTTGCTACAGCATGTACAGTTGTTCTGGCTTCCGGAACAGGTTTACCGATCTCAACAACACAAACATTGGTTGGTGCCGTTTTAGGTGTGGGTTTTGCCAGAGGCATCGCAGCATTAAACCTTGGGGTCGTGCGTAACATTGTCGCATCCTGGATAGTCACATTGCCTGCTGGCGCTTTATTAGCTGTCATCTTTTATTATGCGCTGGAAAAACTATTTATCTGA
- a CDS encoding TIGR00153 family protein → MPMNTIMGLFAKSPIKPLQRHVVCVSECCSHLVNFFEVTFQDDWEKASEIRAQISHLEKEADVLKREIRLKLPRGLFLPVDRTDMLELLTQQDKLANLAKDITGRVYGRQLVIPEPLQSSFIDYVKRCLDAANQAQKVISELDELLETGFKGREVTLVAEMINQLDVIEDDTDAMQIQLRQQLMSIESKYNPIDVMFLYKIIEWMGGIADQAQRVGARLELMLSRS, encoded by the coding sequence ATGCCAATGAATACAATTATGGGGTTATTTGCAAAGTCCCCAATAAAGCCTTTGCAAAGACATGTTGTGTGTGTGAGTGAGTGTTGTTCTCACCTGGTCAATTTTTTCGAAGTCACCTTTCAGGATGATTGGGAAAAAGCTTCAGAGATTCGCGCGCAAATTTCTCACCTGGAAAAAGAAGCAGACGTCCTGAAACGGGAGATTCGTCTGAAACTTCCCCGGGGACTTTTCCTGCCGGTCGACAGGACCGATATGCTTGAACTGCTGACTCAGCAGGATAAACTGGCGAATCTTGCAAAAGACATCACAGGCCGGGTTTACGGTCGTCAGCTTGTCATTCCTGAACCACTTCAAAGTAGTTTCATTGATTATGTCAAGCGATGCCTTGATGCAGCTAATCAGGCTCAAAAGGTGATCAGTGAACTGGATGAGCTGCTCGAAACCGGGTTTAAGGGACGGGAAGTAACGCTTGTTGCAGAGATGATCAATCAACTTGATGTCATCGAAGATGACACTGATGCAATGCAAATTCAGTTACGCCAACAACTTATGTCTATTGAGTCAAAATATAACCCAATAGATGTCATGTTCTTATACAAAATCATTGAGTGGATGGGTGGTATTGCCGATCAAGCTCAGCGGGTAGGCGCACGTTTAGAGCTGATGCTGTCCCGTTCCTGA
- a CDS encoding CYTH and CHAD domain-containing protein, protein METEIELKFFVSPEYSEILKRKISEAKVLQHSCRELQNTYFDTHDNWLRQHDTGLRIRRFDGVYVQTVKTSGRVVAGLHQRPEYNAEHDSNTPLLSLHPQDIWPEGRTTEQIQSELKPLFTTDFTREQWLLGMSEGSQIEVAFDQGKVIAGDKEEPICEVELELKSGQTEALFSLARTITEDGGARLGMLSKAARGYRLVYGHKTDEVQPVSLVDTHYSDSVESCFIQSLEYALSHWTYHEQIYVEQHSIAALHEINHAICLTRQVLAVYSDVVPKRATAIIRQELKWLEQELNWLKLSDYLDNLLEDKGHALRKLDARKFLVAELKRRHEKLPSVEDMLKLFHSARYTALILDLNRWILSRGWQPFLDEKSQDILAGAIKPFSAEKLEQTWQELKVVFPAEKALSCEDYQAQQYCLMRNLYTGISFASLYDEEERQSFRLPWADLLQGIDDLLMLKPLEELVDKLEGESKEQLQRWVSRQQSSILHAMEQTRAIGMEASPYWKSH, encoded by the coding sequence ATGGAAACCGAGATAGAACTGAAGTTTTTTGTTTCTCCTGAATATTCAGAGATTTTAAAGCGTAAAATTTCTGAAGCGAAAGTACTTCAGCACAGTTGTCGTGAACTGCAAAATACTTATTTTGATACACACGATAACTGGTTACGCCAACATGATACAGGGCTTAGGATACGACGATTTGATGGAGTTTATGTTCAGACGGTGAAAACGTCGGGGCGTGTTGTCGCCGGACTTCATCAACGACCGGAATACAATGCCGAACATGACAGTAACACGCCATTATTATCTCTTCATCCTCAGGATATTTGGCCGGAAGGCCGCACAACAGAGCAAATCCAGTCTGAATTAAAACCACTATTTACAACTGATTTTACCCGCGAGCAGTGGCTGCTTGGGATGTCTGAAGGGAGTCAGATTGAAGTCGCTTTTGATCAGGGAAAAGTGATTGCCGGTGATAAAGAAGAGCCTATTTGTGAAGTTGAACTTGAGCTGAAATCGGGTCAGACAGAGGCTCTGTTTTCATTAGCACGAACAATCACAGAAGATGGTGGAGCCCGGTTGGGGATGCTCAGTAAAGCTGCAAGAGGATATCGTCTGGTTTACGGACATAAAACCGATGAGGTGCAGCCTGTTTCACTGGTTGATACGCACTATTCTGACAGTGTTGAATCCTGCTTTATTCAGTCTCTCGAGTATGCATTATCTCACTGGACTTATCATGAACAGATTTATGTAGAGCAGCATTCAATTGCGGCTTTACATGAAATAAATCATGCGATTTGCTTAACCCGGCAGGTGCTTGCGGTTTATTCTGATGTTGTACCGAAACGGGCAACGGCGATTATCCGTCAGGAATTAAAATGGCTTGAACAAGAGCTGAACTGGCTGAAACTCTCTGATTATCTGGATAATCTGCTGGAAGATAAAGGCCATGCACTACGTAAACTGGATGCGAGAAAGTTTTTAGTTGCGGAACTGAAGCGACGGCATGAAAAACTTCCATCGGTTGAGGATATGCTGAAATTGTTCCACTCTGCCCGGTACACGGCTTTAATTCTGGACCTGAACCGCTGGATTCTCAGCCGTGGTTGGCAGCCATTTCTGGATGAGAAATCTCAGGACATACTGGCTGGGGCCATTAAGCCTTTTTCTGCAGAGAAACTGGAGCAAACATGGCAGGAATTAAAGGTTGTCTTTCCAGCTGAAAAAGCACTTTCCTGTGAAGATTATCAGGCTCAACAGTATTGTTTAATGCGCAATCTGTATACAGGGATTAGTTTTGCCAGTCTCTATGATGAAGAAGAAAGACAATCTTTCAGGTTACCCTGGGCTGACTTATTACAGGGGATCGATGACTTACTTATGCTGAAACCGCTTGAAGAGCTTGTAGATAAACTTGAGGGTGAGTCTAAAGAACAGCTGCAACGTTGGGTGTCCCGTCAACAATCTTCTATTTTGCATGCCATGGAGCAAACACGAGCTATTGGTATGGAAGCTTCACCATACTGGAAAAGTCACTAA